A genomic segment from Capsicum annuum cultivar UCD-10X-F1 unplaced genomic scaffold, UCD10Xv1.1 ctg4445, whole genome shotgun sequence encodes:
- the LOC107858380 gene encoding uncharacterized protein LOC107858380, whose amino-acid sequence MKTVRTILSLIAQRGWIVHQMDVFNAFLQGDLNDEIYMELPQGFSSQGENKVCRLVKSLFGLKQAPRQWNAKLSEALLKLQFKQSEYDHSLFIKNTSTGLSASKPAATPIDTNCNLTTKQFEDFTKSAAESKATKNDPVVDQGVYQRLIDWASCPHSRKSVTGYCVLLGDSLVSWKSKKQSTVSRSSAEAEYRSMASTVSELI is encoded by the exons ATGAAAACAGTCAGGACTATTTTGTCATTAATTGCTCAAAGGGGTTGGATagttcatcaaatggatgtattTAATGCTTTCCTACAAGGtgacttgaatgatgaaatatatATGGAATTACCTCAGGGATTCTCAAGTCAGGGGGAGAACAAAGTATGTAGACTTGTCAAATCCCTTTTTGGGCTGAAGCAGGCTCCAAGACAATGGAATGCTAAATTGTCTGAAGCCTTGTTGAAGTTACAGTTTAAACAAAGTGAATATGATCACTCATTATTCATCAAGAATACTTCAACAG GGCTAAGTGCTTCTAAACCAGCTGCAACACCTATTGATACAAACTGCAATTTAACCACTAAACAGTTTGAAGACTTTACCAAGTCTGCAGCTGAATCAAAAGCAACAAAGAATGATCCAGTAGTAGATCAAGGGGTATATCAAAGACTGATTG ATTGGGCATCATGTCCACACTCAAGAAAATCAGTGACAGGTTATTGTGTTTTGTTGGGAGATTCTCTAGTGTCTTGGAAATCCAAGAAACAGTCAACTGTTTCTAGGAGTTCAGCAGAAGCAGAATATAGAAGCATGGCTAGCACAGTTTCAGAACTTATTTAG